A window of the Planctomycetaceae bacterium genome harbors these coding sequences:
- a CDS encoding alpha-E domain-containing protein, with amino-acid sequence MLSRVANSIYWMSRYVERAENIARFVEVTVQLVLDQPVQAGEQWEPLIRATGDDEQFLEKYGEFTSENVRQFLTFDREYSNSVFTAIRNARENARTVREAISSEAWEQLNDFYHLVKRAAESGVSAANIEFYEQVREQSHLFTGILEGTMSRGSGWHFANLGRVLERADKSSRILDVKYFTLLRSIQDINTTLDDLMWSAVLRSVSGFEMFRKRYHALTVHRVVEFLLLDTRFPRAVLFCIKQIRNSLEEIPGPELPDGNPALRLTQGLISQLTETSAESIINGGTHEFIDDLQTKLNAIGEAIHNTYFAFRCFPDSEESSPSQNQVAQSQSQIIGA; translated from the coding sequence ATGCTGAGTCGAGTGGCAAATTCAATCTACTGGATGTCGAGGTATGTTGAACGTGCAGAGAATATTGCAAGGTTTGTGGAAGTCACCGTTCAACTGGTTCTCGACCAGCCAGTTCAGGCCGGCGAACAATGGGAACCACTAATCCGTGCTACCGGCGATGACGAACAGTTCCTCGAAAAATACGGCGAATTCACGTCAGAGAATGTCCGACAGTTCCTCACCTTCGATCGCGAGTATTCGAACTCCGTCTTCACAGCGATCCGCAATGCACGGGAGAATGCACGTACGGTTCGCGAAGCAATCTCATCTGAAGCGTGGGAACAGCTCAACGACTTCTACCACCTGGTCAAGCGTGCCGCGGAATCAGGCGTCAGTGCAGCAAACATCGAATTCTATGAACAGGTGCGGGAACAATCCCATCTGTTCACCGGAATCCTGGAAGGTACGATGTCGCGCGGTAGTGGATGGCATTTTGCAAATCTGGGTCGCGTTCTCGAACGAGCCGATAAGTCCAGCCGCATCCTTGACGTCAAGTATTTTACTCTGCTGCGAAGCATCCAGGATATCAATACAACTCTGGATGACCTGATGTGGTCAGCAGTGCTGCGATCGGTAAGCGGCTTCGAGATGTTTCGAAAGCGATACCATGCATTGACTGTGCATCGGGTGGTTGAGTTTCTGTTGCTCGATACCCGCTTTCCAAGAGCAGTGTTGTTTTGCATTAAGCAGATTCGAAATTCCCTGGAGGAAATTCCCGGGCCGGAACTGCCTGATGGAAATCCGGCTCTGCGGTTAACGCAGGGGCTGATCAGCCAGCTGACCGAAACATCCGCCGAATCAATTATCAATGGCGGCACCCACGAGTTTATCGACGATCTGCAGACGAAATTGAATGCAATTGGTGAAGCCATTCACAATACTTACTTTGCATTCCGCTGCTTCCCTGATTCAGAAGAGTCATCTCCGTCACAGAACCAGGTGGCACAGTCACAGAGTCAGATCATCGGCGCGTAG
- a CDS encoding circularly permuted type 2 ATP-grasp protein: MRQFTFEDYDTEGFYDEIISEAGSPRSGSEILVSRINDLPLSELKFRQEAIDRALLRMGITFTVYGDEHGTEKIFPFDIIPRVVQAFEWAHIEAGLRQRIKALNLFLDDIYHSQNIVNEGIVPRSMLEKAKSFRPQCIGLNPPKGIWCHITGTDLVRHSDGAIYVLEDNLRCPSGVSYVLQNRSVMKRSFPHIFADSRVRPVIDYPSRLYNTLSWLSPEDTPDPTIVVLTPGIYNSAYYEHSFLAQQMGVELVEGQDLVVHDDRVFMRTTEGFQRVHVIYRRIDDDFMDPEAFRKDSMLGVPGLMRAYRKGNVALANAPGTGVADDKVIYAYVPEMIRYYLGEEPVLPNVPTYVCEREDDRRYVLEHLPELVVKAANEAGGYGMLVGPHSTEAEQRKFAELIKADPRNYIAQPTLALSRVPTLVGDHFEGRHVDLRPYILYGESVWVLPGGLTRVALKKGSLVVNSSQGGGSKDTWVISGYHHEKSDVDDVL; this comes from the coding sequence ATGCGCCAATTCACATTCGAAGACTACGACACCGAGGGGTTCTACGACGAGATTATCAGTGAAGCCGGCAGTCCCCGATCAGGGTCGGAGATTCTGGTGAGTCGAATCAACGATCTGCCGTTGAGTGAACTGAAGTTTCGTCAGGAAGCCATCGATCGGGCATTGCTGAGGATGGGGATTACCTTCACGGTCTACGGCGACGAACACGGCACTGAGAAAATCTTTCCGTTCGATATTATTCCCCGCGTGGTGCAGGCATTCGAATGGGCACACATCGAAGCTGGTCTGCGTCAGCGCATTAAAGCCCTGAATCTGTTCCTCGACGATATTTATCATTCTCAAAACATTGTGAACGAAGGCATAGTGCCGCGTTCAATGCTGGAGAAGGCAAAGTCTTTTCGTCCACAATGCATCGGGCTGAATCCCCCGAAAGGCATCTGGTGCCACATTACAGGCACCGACCTTGTCAGGCACAGCGACGGAGCCATCTACGTTCTTGAAGATAACCTTCGATGTCCCTCCGGGGTTTCGTATGTACTTCAGAATCGCTCCGTCATGAAGCGAAGCTTCCCCCACATTTTTGCAGATTCCAGAGTCCGGCCGGTCATCGACTATCCGTCCCGATTGTACAACACCCTTTCATGGCTGAGCCCGGAAGACACTCCCGATCCAACGATCGTCGTCCTGACGCCCGGAATCTATAATTCAGCCTACTACGAACATTCCTTCCTCGCTCAGCAGATGGGCGTCGAGTTGGTCGAGGGCCAGGATCTGGTGGTACACGACGACCGGGTCTTTATGCGGACCACAGAGGGGTTTCAGAGAGTCCATGTGATCTATCGGCGGATCGACGACGACTTCATGGACCCGGAAGCTTTCCGAAAAGATTCGATGCTCGGGGTCCCAGGCCTGATGAGAGCTTATCGTAAAGGCAACGTGGCCCTCGCGAATGCCCCGGGCACGGGTGTCGCCGATGATAAAGTCATCTACGCCTATGTGCCTGAGATGATTCGCTACTATCTTGGCGAAGAGCCCGTCCTTCCCAACGTGCCCACATACGTTTGCGAACGTGAAGACGATCGCAGGTACGTACTGGAACACCTGCCGGAACTTGTGGTGAAAGCCGCAAATGAAGCGGGAGGTTACGGAATGCTTGTTGGACCACATTCCACCGAAGCAGAGCAGCGTAAGTTTGCAGAACTGATCAAGGCCGATCCGCGAAACTATATTGCTCAGCCAACTCTGGCATTATCCCGGGTCCCAACACTCGTTGGTGATCATTTTGAAGGCCGACACGTCGACCTTCGCCCGTATATTCTTTACGGAGAATCTGTTTGGGTCCTGCCCGGAGGTCTGACCCGTGTCGCACTGAAAAAGGGATCGCTGGTGGTCAATTCATCTCAGGGAGGCGGCAGCAAAGACACGTGGGTGATCTCCGGGTATCACCACGAAAAATCTGATGTCGACGACGTTTTGTAA